Within Paroedura picta isolate Pp20150507F chromosome 13, Ppicta_v3.0, whole genome shotgun sequence, the genomic segment CCCTCTATGTTCAGGGCTCTCTGTTCTCTCCACCCCTCTCTCCTCTGTTTCACATTGTTTTTAGGCCTTTTAGGGATCAGGAATGCCATGAGACAGGGCTCCCCTTTCTCTACTGCTCCTCCATCCAGGGATCTGACCCAGAGAGATCTCCTGCTGGTACAAatggatctccaggcaaccaagagcaattcccctggagaaaacgactgctttgcagggtggactgtatgCTTTATACactgctgaggtctttccctaaacccttcccttctcacctccacctctaaaatctccaggtatttcccaacccagagctagcaggcCTGGCCTTAGCACTTCCTGGCAGGTGGGCGACACATAGTTCTGATATACTCTACTGTTCTCGCTGCTGTATAACACCGTATTGTCCCATGGTTTCCATCCAGCAGTTGCACTTTCATTGGtcccttaatgcagtggtccccaacctttttatgaccggggaccggtcaacgcttgacaattttactgaggcccgggggagtggagtcttttgccgagggacgttgccaccactgcctgagcccctgctccgcttgctttcccactggtgcccctgacttcccactgcccactggggggcgctgccagcagcagatgcacaGAGCCAGGCCGAGGGGgcgccccagctatggtggctgccggagaacaCTAAAGGTGAGCAGGGCAGGCcgcgaagcagcagccggggaggacaaggaggagccacggcccagtaccgactgatccatggtccggtaccggtccccagaccgcgggttggggacagctgccttaaTGGAAGTCCAGCCAAGCTGACCAAAGCCTGAAATTAGAGTGTTTTCTTTGACACTCGTTGAGCCTCTTACAGTCCTTTTGCCCCACACAAGCTGTCCATGACAACAAAAGTGGCTTCTGTTTTATGCCATTCTCTTTGCCATGCAGATAGACCTCTATTGCATGAGGACTAGCACCCTGTAATCCTTAAATGCTATGTGCTCTCCCTAATGCCAAAGGAAACAATACAACACCAACATCTAGTGGTAGAACCCAGCGCTGCAATGCAGCATTAAAACATTGTACAAAAACATCTAGAAAGGATATCCTTTCAACCAAACTTTGGTGCAgagcctaggtcaggggtagtcaaactgcggccctccagatgtccatggactacaattcccaggagcccctgccaacaaatgctgccaacgaatgctggcaggggctcctgggaattgtagtccatggacatctggagggccgcagtttgactacccctggcctaggttaTCAGGGATGGAGGAAGAAAAGGATACATTGGTTTCTCAACATAATCTTAAGGGTGGTTCACATGTCTGTGGGCCTCCCTCGCTGGTTGTAGCACTCAACGATGACTTGTGGGGGCCAACTCCCACATCACTGTGTTCACACACTGAGCTGAGGGTTATTACACGTCAAGTAAACAATGTGAGAGCAAGCCAAGTACACGCAAGAGAGAGCCAGGCCTCAGTTAACAAGACAGAGGGGACTCCATGCTATCTCTTTCGCACCTCTGTGGCCTCCGAGTCCAAAAATAGGCCATTAAAATGTTCCTGTTCCTCTGACCCTCTTCACAATTCTCCCCACCTGAGGAGGCCACGCTGTTGCTGTCGTGGTTGGTAAAGCGGCTAAAGAGGGTCACTTTGCTGCAACAGGGAAGCCGTTCCTGGAACTCCGACGTTGTGAAGTAATAGAGAATCGGGTCGAGGCAGCAGTTCAGGCTTGCAAGGCACAAAGAAACGGGGTGAAAGTACAAAGCTCTGTGCCGCACTGTGCAGTCCAGGATGGCTTCCCTCTTCACCATCATAAATATGGGGAAGTTCACGTGGTAGGGTGTGAAGCATATGAAGAAAACGGCTGCGCATGCCAAGATCATGCGCAAAGCTTTCCGCTTCTCACTGGTGGGTTGCAGAGGGGTGCGGAGCTCCTGCAAGGATTGCCGCATTTTCCACGTGCAGTAAAGAATCAGGGCCAGGGGGACCACGAACCCAGCGAATTCGGCAACAACCACCATAGTGACCGAGGCTCCCATGGACACCCTCTTCATCCCAAGGTCTGCAAAGCAGGTGTTGGTGTCATTGGATAAGTCAGAACTCCTGAGAATTGGGAGGGGCAGGCAAGCGGCCCCCACCCCGGTCCATACGGCAGCGCTGATGGCAATGTCGTACCTGCGCTTCCAGTCCTTGGCTTTGAAAgggtggagcaggaagaggtaCCTCTGGATGCTGATGCAGGTAAGGAAGAAGATGCTTGCGTACATGTTGAGGTATTTGAGGTAGAAGCACACCTGGCAGAGGAAGCTCCCGAAAGGCCATACACGGTTGAAGTAGTAGTACATGCGCAAAGGCAAGGAGAAGACGTGCGCTAAGTCGGCAGCAGCCAAGTTGATCATGAACACGACAGCTTTGGTCTTCTTACTGATGAGGCAGCACAACACCCAAAGGGCAAGGCCGTTGGCGAGGAGTCCCGGGACGAAGAGGACCGTGTAGGTGGCTGCGTAGAGGGAGGTGTGGAAATTTGTTGGGGGATCGGTGCAGTTCGGTGACCAACTCGTGTTGGGCATTGCGATTCCAGGGAGGCACCCTCAGAAGGCAGGTCAGGCTGGCTGGAAGTAccctggtcagaagacattagAAAACAGGATGTCAGACCCTGACTGATCCATAGtaaaatctgacat encodes:
- the LOC143822724 gene encoding putative P2Y purinoceptor 10, which translates into the protein MPNTSWSPNCTDPPTNFHTSLYAATYTVLFVPGLLANGLALWVLCCLISKKTKAVVFMINLAAADLAHVFSLPLRMYYYFNRVWPFGSFLCQVCFYLKYLNMYASIFFLTCISIQRYLFLLHPFKAKDWKRRYDIAISAAVWTGVGAACLPLPILRSSDLSNDTNTCFADLGMKRVSMGASVTMVVVAEFAGFVVPLALILYCTWKMRQSLQELRTPLQPTSEKRKALRMILACAAVFFICFTPYHVNFPIFMMVKREAILDCTVRHRALYFHPVSLCLASLNCCLDPILYYFTTSEFQERLPCCSKVTLFSRFTNHDSNSVASSGGENCEEGQRNRNILMAYFWTRRPQRCERDSMESPLSC